A window of the Drosophila simulans strain w501 chromosome 2L, Prin_Dsim_3.1, whole genome shotgun sequence genome harbors these coding sequences:
- the LOC6731236 gene encoding 5'-deoxynucleotidase HDDC2 produces the protein MFSLQLQQLLRATAIGVTSGATKTLCTATASATKHSSQAKFGDNSSHGSPSHTDGRSHGESESDLESAHGQNFTAHHLARRLLQQRSQDIQRHIHTQSAKGQTSAKSSQQQQQQQTATKFAMSSLAAEPLQSQKPDEITASAGGGDVEETPGLGASCHEVASASASAGKKPCFSSGLGEILQFMELIGNLKHTKRTGWVLRDVNDCESISGHMYRMSMLTFLLDGSEGLNQIRCMELALVHDLAESLVGDITPFCGISKDDKRAMEFKAMEDICKLIEPRGKRIMELFEEYEHGQTAESKFVKDLDRLDMVMQAFEYEKRDNCLLKHQEFFDSTEGKFNHPFVKKLVNEIYEQRDVLAKEKGATPPPAIEVPSMERSSKLANGHDGSS, from the exons ATGTTCTCACTACAACTACAGCAGTTGCTCCGAGCGACAGCAATCGGCGTGACGTCAGGAGCCACAAAGACACTG tgcacagCCACAGCGTCTGCCACAAAGCACTCTAGTCAAGCGAAGTTCGGCGACAACAGCAGTCACGGTTCGCCATCGCACACGGACGGTCGCAGTCACGGTGAATCAGAGTCGGATTTGGAGTCGGCGCACGGCCAGAATTTCACAGCACACCACTTAGCCAGACGGTTACTTCAGCAGCGCAGCCAGGACATCCAGCGCCACATCCACACGCAGTCAGCCAAGGGACAGACCAGTGCCAAGTCctcgcagcaacagcagcagcagcagaccgCCACCAAGTTCGCCATGTCATCGCTAGCAGCCGAGCCTCTGCAGTCGCAGAAACCGGATGAAATCACAGCCAGCGCGGGCGGCGGCGATGTGGAGGAGACGCCCGGACTAGGCGCATCCTGCCACGAGGTGGCCTCCGCATCGGCCAGTGCCGGCAAGAAGCCCTGCTTCAGCTCTGGCCTCGGCGAGATACTCCAGTTCATGGAGCTCATCGGCAACCTGAAG CACACAAAACGCACCGGATGGGTGCTGCGTGATGTCAACGACTGCGAATCGATTTCGGGTCACATGTACAGGATGAGCATGCTAACCTTTCTGCTGGATGGCAGTGAGGGACTCAACCAGATTCGCTGCATGGAACTGGCGCTGGTACACGATTTGGCAGAGAGTTTGGTGGGTGACATAACGCCGTTCTGCGGAATTTCCAAGGACGATAAGCGAGCCATGGAGTTCAAGGCGATGGAAGATATCTGCAAGCTGATCGAGCCGCGTGGCAAACGCATTATGGAGCTGTTTGAG GAATACGAGCATGGGCAGACTGCCGAGAGCAAGTTCGTCAAGGATTTGGATCGCCTGGATATGGTCATGCAGGCGTTCGAGTACGAGAAGCGGGACAATTGCCTTCTAAAGCACCAGGAGTTCTTCGACTCAACGGAGGGCAAGTTCAACCATCCGTTTGTGAAGAAGCTGGTCAACGAGATCTACGAGCAGAGGGATGTCCTGGCCAAGGAAAAGGGCGCCACACCGCCGCCGGCCATCGAGGTGCCTAGCATGGAGAGATCCTCGAAACTTGCTAACGGGCATGACGGCTCGAGTTGA
- the LOC6731237 gene encoding igLON family member 5 translates to MGRRLPPSFWLLLLQCLCFSQASFSELNNSDPKFSGPINNSTVPVGRDALLTCVVHDLVSFKVAWLRVDTQTILSIQNHVITKNHRISISHTEHRIWQLKIRDVQESDRGWYMCQINTDPMKSQMGYLDVVVPPDIVDYQTSQDVVRSTGQNVTLTCSATGVPMPTITWRREEATPILISDDGDREVFSVEGQNLTLWQVQRSHMGAYLCIASNGVPPTVSKRVMLVVNFAPTIWTRYDTIYVGLGQKLTLECITESQPASVNFWLRDSQLLQGGSYESVSVDHVFRIVMRITLRPITKRDFGEYICRAKNAMGQTDRIITVHHKAKKHGQHSHQTSARESQFIVIEEYIANVSDKSCSFQPLWIMFLCFVNKVSLL, encoded by the exons ATGGGAAGGCGATTGCCCCCCAGcttttggctgctgctcctgcagtgCTTGTGTTTTAGCCAGGCCAGCTTCTCGGAGCTAAACAATT CGGATCCCAAGTTCAGCGGTCCCATCAACAACTCAACAGTTCCCGTGGGACGGGATGCCCTGCTCACGTGCGTTGTCCACGACCTGGTTAGCTTCAAGGTGGCCTGGCTGCGAGTGGACACGCAGACGATACTGAGCATCCAGAACCACGTCATCACCAAGAACCATCGCATCTCCATCTCCCACACGGAGCATCGCATCTGGCAGCTGAAAATACGCGATGTTCAGGAATCGGATCGCGGATG GTACATGTGCCAAATCAACACGGATCCGATGAAGAGCCAAATGGGCTACCTGGACGTGGTGGTGCCGCCAGACATTGTAGACTATCAAACCAGTCAGGATGTAGTTCGTTCCACGGGACAGAACGTAACACTCACTTGCAGTGCAACGGGAGTGCCAATGCCCACCATCACCTGGCGTCGCGAGGAAGCGACTCCGATCCTGATTTCAGACGACGGCGATCGGGAAGTGTTCAGCGTGGAGGGTCAGAATCTCACCCTGTGGCAGGTGCAGCGATCCCACATGGGCGCCTATCTCTGCATCGCCTCCAACGGAGTGCCACCCACAGTGAGCAAACGCGTCATGCTGGTGGTGAACT TTGCGCCCACGATCTGGACACGCTACGATACCATCTACGTGGGCCTGGGCCAGAAGCTGACACTGGAGTGCATCACAGAATCGCAGCCGGCATCGGTGAACTTCTGGCTAAGGGATTCGCAATTGCTGCAAGGAGGTTCCTACGAGTCGGTCTCAGTGGACCACGTCTTCCGGATCGTGATGCGGATCACCCTGCGTCCGATAACGAAAAGAGATTTTGGGGAGTACATATGCAGGGCAAAGAATGCGATGGGTCAGACGGATCGGATTATAACCGTGCACC ATAAGGCCAAGAAGCATGGACAGCACTCGCATCAAACATCCGCCCGCGAAAGTCAGTTCATTGTCATCGAAG AATACATCGCGAATGTGTCTGATAAGAGCTGCAGTTTCCAACCGCTTTGGATAATGTTTCTATGTTTCGTCAATAAAGTGTCACTTTTGTGA
- the LOC6731239 gene encoding prolyl 4-hydroxylase subunit alpha-1, giving the protein MLLRAFHYTMLNWIILFLFTVCKAKKAENDVVQEVIYSNSIRALSELREIENSYMEHLNNYVSLLQQKIKTLRIFINSLNQDYLDHKVDRYKYVSDPRSSFGLVRRAHQDWPKLIAYLRDQENMKVDIEEMNKLINRTPNANDMEEALMGMDRIEHFYDLKSSDMAQGHVAGQQLGSRMSASDCLALADYLYKRSEFKRAAEWYRLALSVLPKPKNNVAFKFYAPKREELEKMFVISRLQEGSLDNLSDYLKELSQNPNNSLVHLRPRKPPTLIEQGCQGKFPPGPQLVCRYNSTTTPFMRIAPLKEEEISRDPLIWLYHNVIYDSEIAQLTNLTREEMILGTTTNYTTPDRVDRLFHIKVTDDDGGKLDKTLVNRMADISGLDVGNTTTLARINYGLGGYFQEHSDYMDIKLHPELTEEGDRLMTFLFYMTDIPVGGATIFPGAQLAIQPKKGSALFWYNLHNNGDPNPLTRHAVCPTIVGSRWVLVKSMLNYEQMFKKPCYK; this is encoded by the exons ATGTTGCTACGAGCATTTCATTATACTATGCTGAACTGGATTATATTATTCCTATTCACAGTTTGCAAAGCAAAGAAAGCCGAAAATGATGTAGTACAGGAAGTAATATACTCAAACTCCATTCGAGCCCTGTCTGAACTTCGAGAGATTGAGAATTCCTATATGGAGCATTTGAACAACTATGTTAGCTTGCtgcaacaaaaaatcaaaactctCAGAAt TTTTATTAATTCTTTAAATCAGGATTATTTGGATCACAAGGTGGACCGATATAAATATGTGTCTGATCCCCGAAGTTCCTTTGGACTTGTAAGGCGGGCTCATCAAGATTGGCCCAAGTTGATTGCTTACTTAAGGGATCAAGAAAATATGAAAG ttGATATCGAGGAAATGAATAAACTAATCAATCGTACACCCAACGCAAATGATATGGAAGAGGCCCTAATGGGAATGGATAGAATAGAACACTTCTACGACCTGAAGTCATCGGATATGGCCCAGGGTCATGTGGCAGGTCAACAGCTAGG TTCACGAATGTCAGCTTCCGACTGCTTGGCTTTAGCAGACTATTTGTACAAACGATCAGAATTTAAACGTGCGGCTGAATGGTATCGACTAGCTTTAAGTGTCCTccccaaaccaaaaaataatgttGCATTTAAGTTCTATGCTCCAAAAAGAGAAGAGcttgaaaaaatgtttgtcaTAAGTCGGCTTCAAGAAG GTTCCCTTGACAACTTAAGTGACTATCTGAAGGAACTCTCTCAAAACCCGAACAATTCATTGGTGCACCTAAGGCCAAGGAAACCGCCCACTCTAATAGAACAGGGCTGCCAGGGAAAGTTTCCACCAGGACCACAACTAGTGTGTCGCTATAATAGCACCACCACTCCATTTATGCGAATAGCTCCACTGAAAGAGGAGGAGATCAGCAGAGACCCACTTATCTGGCTATATCACAACGTGATCTATGACAGTGAGATAGCTCAGTTGACGAATTTAACCCGAGAGGAGATGATTCTGGGCACCACCACAAACTATACAACTCCAGATCGGGTGGATCGCCTCTTCCACATTAAAGTCACCGACGACGATGGCGGAAAGTTGGACAAAACGTTGGTGAATCGCATGGCAGACATATCGGGCCTGGATGTGGGCAATACCACCACACTGGCCAGAATCAATTATGGACTTGGTGGTTATTTCCAAGAACACAGTGACTACATGGACATTAAGCTTCATCCG GAACTGACTGAGGAAGGTGATCGACTAATGACATTCTTGTTCTAC ATGACCGATATTCCAGTGGGTGGTGCCACAATCTTCCCTGGCGCCCAACTTGCTATTCAGCCAAAGAAGGGATCCGCCCTCTTTTGGTACAACCTCCACAATAATGGTGACCCGAATCCGTTGACCAGGCACGCCGTTTGTCCCACCATTGTGGGCAGCCGATGGG tgctAGTCAAGAGCATGTTGAACTACGAACAGATGTTCAAGAAGCCCTGCTACAAGTaa
- the LOC6731240 gene encoding solute carrier organic anion transporter family member 4A1 has product MSEATIELDSSTAVAPKCSNVNNNNSARSSRVGSASSGPDSDAECQRFGWCGWNPAWLQRFCTAKWALFWLCWGGALQGLIVNGLINVSISTIERRFGLRSRQMGLVASGYDLASFACLVPVTYYGGRRGASKPRFIAIGLIVMGMGSLVFLLPNFLVGNYRATIAEANVCEPTALSFNSNSSQSMTACELNAMGEGQGENLTWTVWLFLAAQLLHGAGASPLFTLGVTYIDENVSKKMSSVYLGIYYTMATVGPAIGYVFGGQLLLIYTDWMTVDPVQLSLTSDSKVWIGAWWLGFIFAAAMCLLIALPIFGYPKLLPGAEKLQLERVSEAHATISEADDSSKVVRGLPRAVLSLLANPTFFFLNLAGATEGLVIAGFAAFLPKQIENQFSISPMYSALVMGLITVPAGGGGTFLGGYLVKKWNLACRGIIKMCLLATTVAALFTICFLVSCPNPKFAGVTTGYKMQASSDSPALVASCNSNCGCSRTNYDPICGVDGVMYYSPCYAGCAKEEHANSQKRYHNCSCIEQVGWVDEGSQSSEAPHFRPDATNRKCESTCQTLPLFVALCFILMIFTFLATMPALSATLRCVQDDQRSFALGLQWIKVRLLGTIPAPLIFGALIDESCILWQESCDKDAGGACLVYDNFYISRYMWLLALICKLGSVVFFACAWWFYVPPSKPSNANGKEDVN; this is encoded by the exons ATGTCGGAGGCTACCATTGAGCTGGACTCGAGCACCGCGGTGGCTCCCAAGTGCTCCAAtgtgaacaacaacaatagtgCCCGCTCCAGTCGAGTGGGCAGCGCCTCCTCCGGACCGGATTCGGATGCGGAGTGCCAGCGTTTCGGTTGGTGCGGCTGGAATCCGGCATGGCTTCAGCGCTTCTGCACCGCCAAGTGGGCTCTTTTCTGGCTCTGCTGGGGCGGTGCTCTCCAAG GTCTCATCGTGAACGGCCTGATCAACGTGTCCATCTCCACCATCGAGCGTCGCTTTGGACTCCGCTCCCGGCAGATGGGACTGGTGGCCAGTGGCTACGATTTGGCCTCCTTCGCCTGCCTGGTGCCAGTTACCTACTACGGCGGACGACGTGGTGCCTCCAAGCCGCGCTTCATCGCCATCGGACTGATCGTGATGGGCATGGGATCGCTGGTCTTCCTGCTGCCCAACTTCTTGGTGGGCAACTACCGGGCCACCATTGCCGAGGCAAATGTGTGCGAGCCAACGGCATTGTCGTTTAACTCCAACTCCAGCCAGTCGATG ACCGCTTGCGAACTGAACGCAATGGGGGAGGGGCAGGGCGAGAATCTGACCTGGACGGTGTGGCTCTTCCTGGCCGCCCAACTGCTACACGGCGCCGGAGCATCGCCCCTCTTCACGCTGGGCGTCACATATATCGATGAGAACGTCTCAAAGAAGATGTCATCTGTTTACTTGG GCATCTACTACACAATGGCCACCGTTGGACCAGCGATTGGCTACGTATTCGGTGGACAACTGCTGCTCATTTATACGGACTGGATGACCGTGGATCCCGTTCA ACTCAGCCTGACCAGCGACAGCAAGGTGTGGATTGGTGCCTGGTGGCTGGGCTTCATTTTTGCAGCCGCCATGTGTCTGCTCATCGCCCTGCCCATTTTCGGGTATCCCAAGTTGCTTCCCGGCGCGGAgaagctgcagctggaaaGGGTCTCGGAGGCACATGCCACCATATCGGAGGCGGATGACTCTAGTAAAGTGGTCAGGGGACTGCCACGTGCGGTGCTCAGCCTGCTGGCTAATCCCACCTTCTTTTTCCTGAACCTGGCCGGAGCCACGGAGGGTCTGGTGATAGCCGGATTCGCCGCCTTCCTGCCCAAGCAGATCGAGAATCAGTTCAGCATTTCGCCCATGTACTCGGCTCTGGTGATGGGTCTGATCACGGTGCCTGCTGGAGGCGGTGGCACCTTTCTCGGTGGCTACTTGGTCAAGAAATGGAATCTGGCCTGCAGAGGAATCATCAAGATGTGCCTGTTGGCCACCACAGTGGCAGCACTCTTCACCATCTGCTTCCTGGTCTCTTGTCCGAATCCGAAGTTCGCCGGCGTCACCACGGGCTATAAAATGCAGGCCAGTAGCGATTCTCCCGCCTTGGTGGCAAGTTGCAATTCCAACTGCGGCTGCAGTCGCACCAACTACGATCCCATCTGTGGCGTCGATGGCGTCATGTACTACAGTCCATGCTACGCAGGATGCGCTAAGGAGGAGCACGCGAACAGCCAGAAGCGCTATCATAACTGCAGTTGCATCGAGCAAGTTGGTTGGGTGGACGAGGGCAGTCAGTCCTCGGAAGCCCCCCACTTCCGGCCTGATGCCACCAACCGGAAGTGCGAGTCCACGTGCCAGACCCTGCCTCTCTTCGTGGCGCTCTGCTTCATCCTGATGATCTTCACGTTTCTTGCCACCATGCCCGCGCTGTCGGCCACACTGAg ATGCGTTCAGGATGATCAGCGATCCTTTGCCTTGGGTCTGCAGTGGATAAAGGTTCGACTACTGGGCACCATACCAGCTCCATTGATTTTCGGTGCCCTAATCGACGAGTCCTGCATTTTGTGGCAAGAGTCCTGCGACAAGGACGCCGGAGGAGCTTGTCTGGTCTACGATAATTTCTATATCAGCCG ATATATGTGGCTATTGGCGCTAATCTGCAAACTGGGATCCGTGGTCTTTTTTGCGTGCGCCTGGTGGTTTTATGTGCCACCCAGTAAGCCAtcgaatgcaaatggaaagGAAGATGTTAATTGA